The genome window TTGTACCGTGATAATGTCATTCGTACGGAGGGGGCAACGAGCGGTTGCCGGCCACGTGTGTGCCACGCACCATATCGGACTTGAAGTTCTACGTCTGCATCGTTGTGTCTACTTGCTTGGGTCTACGTGGACGATACCAAAATATGTCATATCATGTGTCAGCATAAATATGTAAAATCCCAAAAAATCATTGTATTGTGGTCACAAAACACATCCCAATTGGGTCctatatttcatgaattatggAGACTGAGTTGAGAGATTATAAGTAGTAGCCACATAAGAGGAGATGACGGTGATCGAAAGCTTTGGCAAGTAGGTGAAAGGTCAGGCGAaggtcccatcaaaataagtcaccaAAGACATCAAACCTTCCACATGGCTACGTAGTTTGGTGGCATTTAGGATGATTTCTTCTTACCTTATGGCAACCATTCTAATGTTTGCTGTAAATTTTATTTGAATCGACAAAATATTAGAACTCAAGCATTTTAACTCACAAATTTTATTGGCAACATTTGTATAGGCAAAACTTAGAGATTTATCTATCACTATTAGTACTTATAGTTAAGTTTTTTGTTTGGATTATCGTCGGAATAATTTGATTAAGTTATTTATTGTTGTTGTCTTTGCAATACTAAATTTCTCATTTTAGTGGAAAAATAACTTATTATTTGTTCTCTAAATTTAACACAAATAtatttgttttaaaattttattagataTTTTTGGAATGATATTATTATACATGTTTAGTtttcatttgatatttttatttttttaatattctaaaTACTATTCATCGTTTCGCTTTCGTCCTGTTGTTTCAATCTTATCATTATTCATAATCTTATCTTCTTTTACACCCGTAAGCAACGAAGAAGGTGATACTGGGATCAAAGCATTAGGGCAAAAATAAAGATGGATACGGCGATAGATATTTAAGGTATTCTAAGCACTACGTATACACACGCCTTCTTTTTGCTGGTGTTTCATGGACGGTTTGGATGGCGTTTCTCGATCATGATCCAGATCGCTCGGCGGAGAGGCCGtgatggggatggggatggggatggggatggggatggggtAAGAAAAGATGGGAAAGAGAGGGAATCGCGCGTGCGTGGCCACCGCGGACGGAGGGCGACGAGCGCGGAGACGCTCCCCTGCTCTCCGTTACCGGCACGTGCGACGGCGATCGGTCGGGTTGCGGGTCCCACGACGGTCTTTCTTTTATTGGGGAGAGGACTCGAGCACGTGGGGGACGTCTCTTTTGAGGTAACTCTTCTTAACCCGAATAATTTACCAGCTCGGAGCGATAGGCTCACTTAATTAACCTTCCGATCAATGGAAAGAAAGAGATTACGTTACTCTCTTAATGTACGAACACCCAAAGTTAGTGATGGTTATTTTAAGGTGGGGTTGGATTAGAGAAACAAACGACAAACACcaaatccatcatcatcatcatcatcatcatcacataaGAGGAGCAGCAGCAAACGTTGGCGTGGAAGGAAAGAGCTGAATAGGTTGGGTGAAGATTACGTAACATAAACACGTTGAGATGATTTAAATGTCTGTTTAGCTTTATAATAGGATATAATAACATTATCATCCTGTTGTTATTACCTTGGTTTCATTGATCGGACCTCGAGTATCGTTGTCGATGATCTCTCTGCCAATTACtagaaaaggcaagagggcttgaGCCCCATCATGAAGGCTTGAATCACGAGTGACggatggacttctcgaatttcctTAGTAAATCGGACAATGAAGTCAAAGAGTATCTCTTTCTTCCCTTGTTTGAGTCCGACCAACATCACTATCGATGGCCTTGGGCGTATATTTCTAAGGAAGTAGAATTTAAACTCCTTTGCGAGTTAAACAAAGAAACTGACTTAGAGTGGCTTCAAGTGAGTGTACCACTCCTGTGTCAGGCCTCTTAGCATTGTCTGGAACGCGTGATGCATTAGAGCATCCAAGGTACCGTAGAGAGATATTTGGGCATGGAAGATGACAATGTGTTCAACCTAGTTAGTACTGTCGTCAAAAGCTTCTAGCAATGAGAGGCAAAAAGTTGATTAGGATTGGTTCCTGCTAGATATTTCAAGTGAATGGGGACCGACCCAAGGTAGGATCAACCATATTCTCCCCCTAGACTATTGGAACACCCATCGCATCTCGTTTAAGTGTTGGTTCATTTACCATAGTTAGACCCTCATGGAGTCATCCATTGAATCTACTGATTAGGTCTCAGATTCAAGTGGAGCAAAGCAATGGTGTGGCGGTAGGTGCACTTTCCTTCACAGTTTTGTGGACCTTAGGCAATCCAGAGATATTGACATCATGTTGATTTGAGGGATTTTAACAAGTGCCAATACTATTGGCGGTTAATGTGTCAACCATGGCTGAGATATTATCACTTGTTGGGCTAGTTGAGGCAGGAGTAGGGCGATAACCTGCATCATGCCCGTAAGCATTGCACATAACGGGTGAGGTTCAAAAATACCTCGGTAGGGACAAGCAAGTGGCTCGAATTCATCCCTAAGGATGACAGGCCTGGGTCATTAAACATATGCCAGTAGCTTGCTCGTGTTTGTGCTGAAGTGGACATATCCACATGTGGAAAGGAGGGTAATTGTCCCCCCCCCAAGTAAAATTATTATGAGTTGAAGGTAAAGCCTTCTCGCCAGAGAACTCATCGAGAGAATTGGTGGGTAAACATTCTTGCATTCGACCCTCCTTTTACTGTCAAAATATTAGGAGAAATCATGATTGATGTCCGAGTCAACCCGACATTGTCTAAACTCACATCCAAGGTGTTGCCTGTACTGAGAAGAAGAAGTTTCCCTACCCGATCATTCTAACATTCAAGTTAATTCGAGATCCTTTTGGATATGAATTTTTCTCGAAAAGAGAATTTCAACAcaggggttagcttttatacctttTATAAATGTCCAAGTGATTGATCgccaaaaaatattttctataaGTTAGAAATATTACCAGACGCATTCCCCAACAATGTCATGTCACGACATGTCAACAAATTAGAAAATGATGATCCATTAAAGAGTGTCGCACCTACATGTTTCATCTCATCATCATCCATAATTCCACGTTATCCCTTCGAGATATTAAAGTtaataaaaacttaaaaataaacaTAATACCAAAAGTTAAAAGTGTTCGGAGATAaaatgcacatctaaagaaacatGTTTACATGGCACCACATCATCATCTGACTGACTACATGGACTTCCATAACGCCATGTCACCACCCGATTAAAAACCTCATAGCCAACTAAGCACCACGCATAGAGCTTTGACCGGTTGTTTAGGTTTTGACTGAATGCCGCATGCCAAGTTTTCATTGGCtatcaaatccaactatatcatgatgaAAACCCCATGATACTACCTAAATATGAAACAATTTCTAACAAAATATCTCAATTTATGACCATCTTGCGACTAGAAACAGAGAACACCCTTTGCTTCCCCACATGGTCAGTCAGCAGTGTTGTCATTGGCAGAATTGAAAGCCCTAATGGTGCTTTGTCTTTGCCATTGGAACATATGTACATGGTAGGACTAACAGAATTAAGTAGTCTGGAACCTAGTAATACCAAGTTCCAACAATCAAACACAAAGTTCACATGCTACCCAATGTAGCTACATGCATCGAAAGATCTAGCACCAAACTATTGATTTCAATCATTTGCAGACGGTCTTCAGTCTCTTTGCAGCCTGCACAAAACCTAAGATTACCTGCAACTCATCCAATTGCTTCAGGATACATTTTAAGAGCAATTGGATTCAAAAATTGCAGGGTTGAGCACCTTTCAACTATTTTACTGAATCAACCAGGCAGAAATGACAGATTTATACATGTGAAGTTCATGCTTACCTGTGACATGAAATGCCTCTCAACAACCTCGATTAGCTGCTCCTTAGAAGGGTTTGGACTGGCATTCACCTATTGGAGGCAAAGAAAATATGATCGCATGGAAACGAGTATTATGTAGGAAAAGAAAGATAGGTATGTGATAAAATTCATCGTATAGAATCACCAATTATGACTCCAACTTACAAGATTAAAGTGTCGCCAATATCTCCACAGTGCCGTTGTTTCTAATTTGCTCAGATCAACTTTCTACACCAATTAAGTCATGATCAATATGGCAGATCTAAAATGAAAAGAACTCTGGTTTCTACAGAAGAAACAATGAAATGACCAGCAATACAACACATTATGGAACTCTAATCAAAACATCAACTAGGCTCTAATCACAAGTGCAAACAATGGACCATGCGCCATAAGAACCAAAACTGAATCATGTAAATTCTTGCCCTTACCATGGTGCCCCTTGAGGATGAAATAGACCCCTTTGACTTTGAATCAGAAGAGTGCGACCAGGTTAAGGATTTACTTAAAGATCCTTTATAGTGCCTGGTTTTTGTGTTTTGTGGCTTTTGtgactgggtatcatcaaatgctGAAAATGGTTACAGTATGTCATGTCAGAAGGACATGATGAAGGCATACCAAGAGAAATGATTAGAACAATCAAAGATGCTTTTATGAATACATATTTTACAGATGAACTCCATCCAAACTATGTAAGGAAATCTCTGTTCAAAAAAATTTAAAGCTGACATAATGGTCCTGCTAAGACAAAACCTCATTGTCATGACTCACAAAACTCGATAAAGAATATATCTAGCAAACTATCTATATCTAAAGAAAAACAACTTTTCATTGTGGGAAAGGTTGAATGCAGTAGCAACatgaatcaaattattttttaatccaaaGAAAACAATAGCTAAAACTAAGCTAATAAATCAAATAAGTTATCTGCTTATACAAAATCATAAAAAGATATACAGTGGTCAGACATACTATGTGAATATCTTCTAAATTAAAGAACTACCCAACAACACGTACTAGAAGATAAGATCTCCAACATAAATGTGCATTCTTCATTGAGAACATATTACACCCTACACTCATTAGTACATTCACTTCATCTAGACCAACATTTCAACGAACGTCTGAATTTTTCCCAGGACTCATGCTTCGGAAACAGTACATATAGAGTGAAAGTTAACCCCTGGATAGACAAATCCACATAGGATAATATTTAAGCTtgtaaacaagaatcaaagagaaGATTAGTTCCTAAGAGTATGGAGATAATAACTTATAAGAATGTATATTACGCCTGCAATGATGGGTCCGACAACATAGAATAGAAATGTATCAGTTGCTTACAGAAAGaatgggaaaaaaaagaaaggaaaatcaGGGTAGTATTAACAAAAGGTATCATTGTCACAAACTCAAAGCAAGTCAATTTAAGAGCTCATACTTGTTATTGCCATGGAATGTTAGTCACACTAACTCCACCAGCTGAAGGATGATAGATCAGCAATTTTCCTGGCTTGTGTTTAATATAGGGGGAGTGATGATACAAAATCAAAGTAAGGAGAAAGAGCTAAGTAGTTCATGGATGAACTAGGCCAAGTGCATATTTTTACTAGACCAATTGGATCCTTACCCATATCTGAGCTGTTCCACTGCATGTTCTCACACTCGATCTCATCGTCTTCCTCATGGCCACTTGGGGCTTCAATTACGCTAAGTGCATTTCTTTGCAGCTTCACCTCTATTCCATTTGTCAAAACCTgtatttttcaaattttataaCATGGTTAAATCTGCATCGACTACATCAATGACAATAACCAAAAGTTACACTGTTGAAGAAATGATGTCATCCAAACTTATCAAaagcagaaaagaaaaaaaaaactgcaaCAATGTCATCCAACACATAAACAAACTCTTGATATCATCTTCTTAAATATAAAGATATATGGAATTTATGTTATGGTGCTCATGAGATGAACTATATGGTATCATCTGTCATTCACTGGCATGTTCTTTTGATACCTAACAAGACTACAAGATATATACACCAGACACAATATCTGGATTGAATGTAAATAAGGAATCGGGATACCAGTGAATTTCATCTATTTTAGCTGTCCTTAAGAAAGGGATCAATATTCTCGGTTATTGTTCAAGTGCCACTATCAGCTAAAGCAACATAATTTGAGCAACAAGAACAAGTTCAAAGCTAATACCAACTTCCAATTTTGGCAGCTTGCATGATATATGTTATTCGTCTTTGATTTTTAGTCTGCTGATCTATCATAGTAGACCATTTGTTTTGGCCTCT of Musa acuminata AAA Group cultivar baxijiao chromosome BXJ1-7, Cavendish_Baxijiao_AAA, whole genome shotgun sequence contains these proteins:
- the LOC135586359 gene encoding uncharacterized protein LOC135586359 isoform X1 — protein: MLAAIDGRMSGGFQQSCGESSEEELSVLPRHTKVVVTGNNRTKSVLVGLHGVVKKAVGLGGWHWLVLTNGIEVKLQRNALSVIEAPSGHEEDDEIECENMQWNSSDMAFDDTQSQKPQNTKTRHYKGSLSKSLTWSHSSDSKSKGSISSSRGTMKVDLSKLETTALWRYWRHFNLVNASPNPSKEQLIEVVERHFMSQQLDELQVILGFVQAAKRLKTVCK
- the LOC135586359 gene encoding uncharacterized protein LOC135586359 isoform X2, which codes for MLAAIDGRMSGGFQQSCGESSEEELSVLPRHTKVVVTGNNRTKSVLVGLHGVVKKAVGLGGWHWLVLTNGIEVKLQRNALSVIEAPSGHEEDDEIECENMQWNSSDMAFDDTQSQKPQNTKTRHYKGSLSKSLTWSHSSDSKSKGSISSSRGTMKVDLSKLETTALWRYWRHFNLVNASPNPSKEQLIEVVERHFMSQVILGFVQAAKRLKTVCK